Genomic DNA from Helicobacter pylori NQ4053:
GATTAAAGTTTTTATATTTATTATAGATCCATTTACACAATTATTTTATAAATCCAAATAGAGGGTTTGTAGGAACTCTCATCAAAAAATAAGGAACATAACATGAGACATGGAGATATTAGTAGCAGCCCAGATACTGTGGGTGTAGCGGTAGTTAATTATAAGATGCCTAGACTCCACACTAAAGAACAGGTGTTGGAAAATTGTCGCAATATCGCTAAGGTGATTGGTGGGGTCAAACAAGGTCTGCCCGGATTGGATCTGATTATTTTCCCCGAATACAGCACGCATGGGATCATGTATGATAGACAAGAAATGTTTGACACCGCTGCGAGTATTCCTGGGGAAGAAACCGCAATCCTTGCTGAGGCTTGTAAGAAAAACAAGGTTTGGGGAGTGTTCTCTTTAACTGGGGAAAAACACGAGCAAGCTAAAAAGAATCCCTATAACACTTTGATTCTTGTCAATGATAAGGGTGAGATCGTGCAAAAATACCGCAAAATCTTGCCTTGGTGCCCTATTGAATGTTGGTATCCTGGGGATAAAACCTATGTGGTTGATGGACCTAAGGGCTTGAAAGTTTCTTTGATCATTTGCGATGATGGGAACTACCCTGAAATTTGGCGCGATTGCGCGATGCGTGGGGCAGAACTCATTGTACGCTGTCAAGGTTACATGTATCCGGCTAAGGAGCAACAAATTGCGATAGTGAAAGCTATGGCGTGGGCTAATCAATGTTATGTAGCGGTAGCGAATGCGACCGGCTTTGATGGGGTGTATTCCTATTTTGGGCATTCTAGCATTATTGGTTTTGATGGGCATACTTTGGGCGAATGCGGGGAAGAAGAAAATGGCCTTCAATACGCTCAACTTTCTGTGCAACAAATCCGTGATGCGAGGAAATACGACCAAAGCCAAAACCAACTCTTCAAACTCTTGCACAGAGGTTATAGTGGGGTTTTTGCTAGTGGCGATGGGGATAAGGGTGTGGCGGAATGCCCTTTTGAGTTCTATAAAACTTGGGTTAATGACCCCAAAAAAGCTCAAGAAAATGTAGAAAAAATCACTCGCCCAAGCGTGGGTGTGGCCGCTTGTCCTGTGGGCGATTTGCCCACGAAATAAGGGGCGAAAGGAGGGGGGCTTCATAGAAGCTTAAAGCATTTTAATATCTCTTTTTAGAACGCTTAAAAACCACCAAAAGACTACAAATATTTCGTTAAAGACAAATTATTGATTTTGTTCGTGGAAGCCAGAACGGCGTTATAGTTGTTAGTGAGATTGGAAAATTTATTGTAAGTTTCTGCCATATCCGTGCCGGTCGTTTCCCCACGAATGCTTTGAACTTGCGTTTTTAAAACTTCATTACGCCTGATAATGTTCTCAAACGCCTTACCATGAGAGCCGTTTTTAGCGATCATTTTTTCTATGTGATCGCTCAAGTGATCTATAAGGGTGATGCCGTTTTGAATGCCTAAATTACGCATGTCGCTAGAATAAGTATCCCCTAAAGCGTCCGGGCGATAAATCCCTTTTCTCACAGAAGTGATGGTACTTTCTAATTGATCAAAAAAATTCACGCTGGGCTTGTCAATAATCAGAGCGTTATTAGCGTTTAATTTAAGGCTTGGTTTGTCGCTGTGCAAGGCGTTTTGAGAAAAATCATTCGCGTCTTTATCAAAAAGCATGAACTGCATTTTGGTGTTTGAATGCATGTTGTCTTGGATAATGACTTTTCCCTCTTCATTCAAATTAACAGAAAGGTTGTCTTTAGCTTGTTTTAACAATCCAATAAATCGCTCCTTGCTTTCTTTTGAAGTGGGGTTATCGCTGATTTGTTGGTAGATTGCAGGGTCAGTATTGCTGTAATTGAGCGCGATACTCATCGCATCCATGAGCTGCCTGTAAGTGACTTCATTGGGTTTAGACGCTTGAATGTTAGCGGTTGTGGGGTCATAAAGCGGGATTTTAACGCCATTAGGCAAACTCAAAAAAGCCCCATTATTATCCAAATTTATTTGCGCTTCCAAAAATAAGCCATTCACATCGTTTAATTTCATGTTAAAAACGCTATTTTCCAAACTCCCCTTAGAGACTTCACTCAGTTTAGTAGAGCCATTAGCTGCGCCATTTTGAGCGATTTGAGCGACATTGCTTTCTAATTTCGCCCCTTCTTTATTGAAATAGGTTTTTTGGTATTCGCTCGCATTATTAGTAGGGATACCGGCCACTTCTAGCCCTTTTTGATCCAGGGTGCTTAAAGCCAAAGAAATAGGCGATTCTTTAGAAGAATTGTCAATAATCCTCAAACGCCCGTTCGTTTCAATTTCCACATCCACTTCATTATTGAAGCGTTCTTTAATCGCGTCTTTCAAATCTTTAATCGTAGAGTTTTTCACATCTAAAAGAATGGGAATATCCAAATCAATAGGGAGGTTTGGGATTTGAAGAGCGCTTTCATCGCCCAAACGGCTGGCGTTGATTTTTAAAGTTTCCACCTTATCGCCAAAAATCTCGCTCAATTTGGTGTTTTTGTTGGCTAAAACATTATCTTTAGTGACAAACACGCTAGGGATTTCAAGCACCTTGGGATTATACATGTTAGGCACCGCTTTAACTTGGCTCAAACTCCTATCCGTTACAAACGCGCTTTTGACGTATTCAGTAACCCTTTTGCCGCTCGAACGCAAGGCGTCTAAATCATCAAAATCCCCATCGCTAGAAATCAAATGAAAATCCAAATTTTCACTGCCGGGGGTTAGGTTTTTGATCTCAATTTGCCCCCAATTGTTCAAACTCACATCCACGACTTTATTTTGTGAAGTGTTCCCGTAAGCATGACCGATTTTATCCAACAAATCGCTCACTTTAGAGGCACTCTCTTTGTTTTGGTAGGCTTTAGAGAGCGCGAATTTTTCTTTAAAACTAGAGCCATCAGGCCTAACGCCTTGCAAATAAAAAAACTCTTTAGGGTCATTAGTGGGGTCTTTGTCGTTATCGCCGATGAGTTCTCGCAAGGTATCGCTAGGTTTAATAAAAACTTCCTCAGGCAATGAAGAATGCTCTAAAGCGTCCATCACATCAGGGTGGAGCTTGTTTTGATTGAATAATTTAATGTTGGTGGTAATGAGTTTGTGTTTGTCTTTATCGGTGCCCAAAAACAAATCTTGCCCGCTGATATTATAAGGCACAAGGTTATCAGAGCTAATAAGCGCGTTTAAATCTTCGCCATTGCCATGGTATTTCCCCTCGCTATCAATGGGAGGTCTATCCACCTTACTGCCCCCAAATAAAAATTCCCCCCCTATAGAAGTGTTAGCAACATTTATCATATGCTCCCTCAAGCGTTCTAAATCGTTAGCGATAGCGGCGCAAGAAGTTTCTGAATGCACATCGTTAGCGGATTGGATGAGTTTGGTTTTAAACGCCTCCATCGTTTTAGAAAATTCTTGCAAGGCTTTGTCGGTATTGAGCGTTGAAGTGTAAGCGTTTTGAGCCACATCAATGCCTTGATCCAAGGTGTTTTCTTCGTATTGGAATTTTAAATTCTGGTTGTTAATGTCGCTGTTTTGATAACCATAACGGATTTTTAGCCCTGAAGCGATCTGCGTGTTAGCGTCGTTGATTTTATTTTGTAAAGCGTTTTGATAGTTATTCATTTGGTTGTATTTTGAGCCAAAGGTAACGCGCATGATCAAATCCTTATTGGTTTTTTAACAAACAAGCTAAAAGTATTCCAAAACAAGTTAATAACAATTGTGAGTGGGGCAATGCGGGGTAATAATGGCGGGTTAAATGGGGTGTTTTTGAGTAAAAAAATTCTTTTAATGTGAATTTAATCTAAATTTAAAGTTAAATTTTAGCAAATACTCACTATAATAAGCGTTTATTTTAAAAAGAGCGTTCAATTTTTAAGGAATAGAAATGTCATACGCAATATTCAAGCATGGCGGTAAGCAATATAAAGTCGTTGAAGGCGATATTGTTTTACTAGATAAAATAAATAAAGAGCCTAAGGCTTTAGTGGAATTAGTGGAAGTGTTAGCCGTATCCAAAGAGGGCAAACTCTCTTGCGGGAAACCCTTTGTGAATGGGGCTAAAATTGAAGCGGAAGTGATCAATGAAGGGCGCGGCAAAAAAGTCATCACTTTCAAAAAACGCCGCCGAAAAGACAGCAAAACCAAGCGTGGTTTTAGAAGAGATTTCACTCGTGTGAGAATCACTAAAATTGTAGCATAAGGAGTATTAAACAATGGCACACAAGAAAGGTCAAGGGAGCACGCAGAATAACAGAGATTCTGCAGGAAGACGCTTAGGCGTGAAAAAATTTGGCTCAGAATTTGTGAGAGCAGGGAATATTATCGTGCGCCAAAGAGGCACTAAAATGCACCCCGGTAATAATGTAGGCATGGGGAAAGACCATACCTTATACGCGCTCATAGATGGCGTTGTGAAGTTTGAGCATAAAGACAGAAACCGCAAAAAAGTTTCTGTGGTTAGTCAAAATTTTGGGGAGTAGGGTAACCTTTAAAGGTCAATTAAACCTTTAGGTGTTCGTTAAACGCCTATAAACGCAATAAAATATTTATAATTTAGATCTCTATCCTTTATAGAATTTGTTGTGGAGATTGGCTTATGAATAATGTTTTTGTTAAGGGTTTGTTTTTTTTTCTTTTATTGTTTGGGTCTTTTTTGAAAGCTTCAGAAAGCCCAAACGCTACTCTTAATCCATCTAAAGAAAATATTTCTGTTGAAGAGCAAAAGCGTTTTGGAGGCGTTTTGGTTTTTGCAAGAGGTGCTGATGGCTCGAGCATGGATCCGGCCTTAGTGACTGATGGCGAAAGCTATGTGGCAACAGGCAATATTTATGACACACTCGTGCAATTCAAATACGGCACCACAGAAATTGAACCCGCCTTAGCGACAAGCTGGGACATATCCCCAGATGGTCTTGTATATACCTTTCATTTACGCAAAGGGGTTTATTTCCACCAGACGAAGTATTGGAATAAAAAAGTGGAGTTTAGCGCTAAAGACGTGCTGTTTTCGTTTGAGCGCCAAATGGATAAGGCTAAACGATACTATAGCCCGGGGGCTAAAAGCTATAAGTATTGGGAAGGCATGGGCATGTCTCATATTATCAAGAGCATTGAAGCTTTAGATGATTACACGATTAAATTCACGCTTAATGGGCCAGAAGCCCCTTTCTTAGCGAATTTAGGCATGGACTTTTTGAGCATTTTGAGTAAGGATTATGCTGATTATTTAGAACAAAATAATAAAAAAGACGAGTTGGCTAAAAAACCTGTTGGGACAGGGCCTTTCAAATTCTTTTTATGGAATAAAGATGAGAAAATCATTCTTTTAAAAAATCAGGATTATTGGGGGCCTAAAGCTTATTTGGATAAGGTGGTGGTGCGCACCATTCCTAATTCTTCCACTCGTGCTTTAGCGTTAAGAACCGGTGAAATCATGCTAATGACCGGGCCTAATCTCAATGAAGTGGAGCAGTTAGAAAAACTTCCTAATGTCGTGGTGGATAAAAGCCCTGGGTTGATCGCTAATTGGCTTTCATTGAACACGCAAAAAAAGTATTTTAACAACCCTTTGGTGCGTTTGGCTATCAATCATGCGATTAATGTGGATGATTACATTAAGGTGATTTATGAAGGCTTTGCCCAAAAAATGGTCAATCCTTTCCCGCCCACCATATGGGGTTATAACTACAACATCAAACCCTATGAATACGATTTGAAAAAGGCTAAGGAGTTGTTGAAACAAGCGGGGTATCCTAACGGCTTTAAAACCACCATTTTTACCACTGCCACTCGTAACCCAAAAGGAGCGGTGTTCATACAAGCAAGCCTGGCTAAAATTGGAATTGATGTGAAAATTGAAGTGTATGAGTGGGGGGCTTATTTGAAAAGAACGGGATTAGGCGAACATGAAATGGCGTTTGCAGGCTGGATGGCAGACATTGCGGATCCGGATAATTTCTTATACACCTTATGGAGCAAGCAAGCCGCCTCAGCCATACCCACTCAAAATGGTTCTTTTTATAAGAGCGACGCCTTTTCCGATCTGCTCATAAAGGCTAAACGGGTTTCGGATCAAAAGGAGAGAGAAGCCCTTTATTTAAAGGCTCAAGAAATTATCCATAAAGATGCGCCCTATGTGCCTTTAGCCTATCCTTATTCAGTGGTGCCGCACTTGTCTAAAGTCAAAGGCTATAAGACGACCGGAGTGAGCGTGAATCGCTTCTTTAAGGTGTATTTAGAAAAATGAAAGGGGTTGCATGCTGAGTTTTATCATTAAGCGTATTTTGTGGGCGATCCCCACGCTGTTTGGAGTGAGCATTATCGTGTTTATGATGGTGCATTTAATGCCAGGAGATCCGGCGTTAGTGATTTTAGGCGAAAAGGCCAATCAAGCCGCTATTGACGCTTTAAGGGAACAATTTGGTTTGAATAAGCCTTTGATAGAGCAGTATTTTTTCTTTATCAATAATGTGTTGCATGGCAATTTTGGCACTTCTATCATGACTGGTGAGCCTGTGATGCATGAGTTTTGGCAACGCTTCCCGGCTACGGTGGAATTGGCTTTGATCGCTCTGTTTATGGCTCTTGTTTTGGGTATTAGCGTTGGCGTGTTAGCTGCAATCAAACGCTATAGCGTGTTTGATTATTCTAGCATGACTTTCGCTTTAGCCGGGATTTCTATGCCCGTGTTTTGGCTAGGGCTTATGCTGATTTATATTTTTAGCGTGCAATTGGGGTGGTTGCCTGTTTTTGGGCGTTTGAGCGATGTGTATTATTTAGATGGCCCCACAGGTCTTTATTTGATAGACAGCCTGATCGCAAGGGATTATGGGGCGTTTGTGGATACGATCAAGCACTTGATTTTGCCTAGCATTGTGTTAGCCACGGTTTCTACCGCTGTTATTGCCAGGATGACTCGCGCGAGCATGGCAGAAGTGTCTAAAGAAGATTATGTGCGCACCGCTAAAGCTAAGGGGTGCAGCTCCTTTAGGGTGATTTTTGTGCACACTTTGCGTAACGCTTTAATCCCTGTAACGACTATCGCAGGCTTGATGCTGGCTGGGCTTTTAGGGGGAAGCATGATAACTGAAACGGTTTTCTCATGGCCTGGGATTGGTAAGTGGATCGTTAATGCGCTCAACCAGCGCGATTTCCCGATTATCCAGTCCATGTCTTTGATTATTGCCATGATGTATATTGGGGCTAATCTCTTAGTGGATATTTTATACGCTTTTATTGATCCTAGAATAAGGTTGTCATAATGGAGTCTTTTAGAGAATTTATCCAACAATTCAAAAAAAATAAGGCGGCGGTCGTTGGGGCATGGATTGTGCTTTTATTGGTAATTTGCGCGATTTTTGCACCCCTTTTAGCCCCGCATGATCCTTATGTCCAAAACGCGCAAGATCGCCTTTTAAAGCCTATATGGGAGCATGGGGGGAATGCTAAATACCTTTTAGGCACCGATGATTTGGGGCGCGATATTTTGAGCCGCTTGATCTATGGGGCTAGGATTTCTTTAACCATAGGGATTGTTTCTATGGGGATTGCGGTCTTTTTTGGCACGATACTAGGGCTGATAGCGGGGTATTTTGGGGGGAAAACAGATGCAATTATCATGCGTATCATGGACATCATGTTCGCTTTGCCCTCTATTTTATTGATCGTGATTGTGGTCGCTGTGTTAGGGCCTTCACTCACTAACGCCATGCTTGCTATTGGGTTTGTGGGGATTCCTGGGTTTGCAAGATTGGTGCGCAGTTCTGTGCTAGGCGAAAAAGAAAAAGAATACGTGATCGCTTCTAAAATCAATGGCTCTTCGCATCTTCGTTTAATGTGTAAGGTGATCTTCCCTAATTGCATTATCCCTTTGATCGTGCAAACGACAATGGGTTTTGCTTCCACGGTTTTAGAAGCGGCCGCGCTGAGCTTCTTAGGTCTTGGGGCCCAACCTCCCAAACCTGAATGGGGAGCGATGCTGATGAACTCCATGCAATACATCGCTACCGCTCCTTGGATGCTTGTTTTCCCTGGGGTGATGATTTTTTTAACGGTTATGAGTTTTAATCTGGTAGGCGATGGCATCATGGACGCTTTAGATCCTAAACGCGCCTCTTAAAAGGAGCTTGCATGATTTTAGAAGTTAAAGATTTAAAAACTTATTTTTTCACCGATAAGGGCGTGAATAAAGCGGTGGATGGCGTGAGTTTTGGCCTGAAAAAGTCTCAAACGCTCTGTATTGTAGGGGAGAGCGGGAGCGGGAAAAGCATCACTTCGCTTTCTATTTTGGGGTTGATTGAAAAGCCCGGGAAAATTGTAGGGGGAAGCATTCAATTTTTAGGGCAGGATTTGTTGCAGCTCAAAGAAAAGCAAATACAAAAAGAAATCAGAGGTAAAAAAATTGGCATGATCTTTCAAGAGCCTATGACAAGCCTAAACCCTTCCTACACGGTGGGGTTTCAAATCAATGAAGTGTTGAAAATCCACCACCCAAGCCTTAATAAAAAAGAACGCTTAGAAAGGGTGGTCTATGAGTTAGAGCGCGTAGGCATTCCCCATGCTGGGGATAAATACCACGAATACCCTTTCAATCTCAGCGGGGGGCAGCGCCAAAGGGTGATGATCGCTATGGCTATGGTGTGTGAGCCTGAAATCTTGATCGCTGATGAGCCGACGACAGCGTTAGATGTAACCATTCAAGCGCAGATTTTAGAATTGATGAAGGAATTGCAACAAAAAAAAGGCACTTCTATTTTGTTTATCACCCACGATTTAGGCGTGGTGGCGCAAATCGCTGATGAAGTGGTGGTGATGTATAAAGGGCATGTGGTGGAGCAAGCGAGCGCGAAAGAGCTTTTCGCTGATCCAAGACACCCTTATACCAAAGCTCTTTTGAGCGCGATTCCTAAACCGGGCAAAGAATACCGCAAAAAACGCTTAGAAACCGTGGATGAAAATATAGATTATTTGAGTTTTCCAAAGGAGTTACGATGAAGCTCTTAGAAATTAAAGAATTGAAAAAATCCTATGCGATAGACAGGGGGTTATTCAAGCCTAAAAGAGTGATTCATGCACTCAACGGGATCAGTTTTGAAGTGGAACAAAATGAAGTTTTAAGCATTGTGGGGGAGAGCGGTTGCGGGAAAAGCACGACAGCCAAAATTTTAGCCGGGATTGAAAGGCAAGATAGCGGGGCGATTTATTTCAATGGTAAGCGCCATTTGCATTTTAGCAAACAGGATTGGTTTGATTACCGCAAAAAGGTGCAAATGATTTTTCAAGACCCTTATTCTAGCCTGAATCCAAGGTGGAAAGTGGGCGAGATTATCGCTGAACCCTTGCTGTTAAATTCTCATTTTTCAAAAAAAGAAATCAAAGCCAAAGTGCTAGAGATCATGCAAAAAGTGGGCTTGAAATTAGAATGGATCGATCGTTACCCCCACCAATTTTCAGGCGGTCAAAGGCAGCGAATCGGCATTGCTAGGGCGCTCATTTTGCATCCTAGCGTGGTGATTTGCGATGAGCCTGTGTCTGCGCTAGACGTGTCCATTCAAGCGCAAGTGTTGAATTTGCTCTTGGATTTGCAAAAAGAAATGGGGCTGACTTATATTTTTATCAGCCATGATTTAGGGGTGGTGGAGCATATTAGCGATAAAATCATCGTGATGAATCAGGGGCAAATCGTAGAAACGGGGGATGTGGATAGCGTGATAAGCGCTCCAAAGCACCCTTATACGCAGAAATTACTCAATGCGGTGCCGCATTTGGAAAAATCCATGCAAAGATTTGCTGAATAAAAGAAAGGGTATTAAGCTGTGTTTGTAGATAGCGTGGAAATTATCATCGCTTCGGGTAAGGGGGGGCCTGGAATGGTGAGTTTTAGGCGAGAAAAATTTGTTATCAAGGGAGGCCCTGATGGAGGCGATGGAGGCGATGGAGGCGATGTGTATTTTGAAGTGGATAACAATACCGATACTTTAGCGGGTTTTAGAGGCACCAAACACCATAAGGCTAAAAACGGGGCTCCAGGAGGCACACGGAATTGTGCAGGCAAAAAGGGCGAAGACAAAATTATTGTCGTGCCGCCAGGAACGCAGGTTTTTGCAGATGACAAGTTGTGGCTTGATTTGATCACGCCTAAAGAAAGGGTGTTAGCCTTAAAAGGAGGCAAGGGGGGGTTAGGGAATGCACATTTTAAAAGCGCGACTAAACAACAACCCACTTATGCGCAAAAAGGCTTAGAGGGGGTTGAAAAATGCGTGCGTTTGGAATTAAAGCTCATCGCTGATATAGGGTTGGTGGGCTTCCCTAATGCGGGTAAATCCACGCTCATTTCCACCATCTCTAACGCTAAGCCTAAAATCGCTAATTATGAATTTACGACTCTAGTGCCTAATTTAGGGGTTGTGAGCGTAGATGAGAAAAGCGGATTTCTAATGGCTGATATTCCTGGCATTATTGAAGGGGCTAGTCAGGGAAAAGGCTTAGGGATTAGCTTTTTAAAGCATATTGAACGCACCAAAGTTCTAGCCTTTGTTTTAGACGCTTCCAGGCTGGATTTGGGTATTAAAGAGCAATACCAACGCTTGAGGTTGGAGTTGGAAAAATTTTCACCCGCTTTGGCTAATAAGCCTTTTGGGGTGTTGCTCAATAAATGCGATGTTGTAGAAAACATTGATAAGATGGCTAAGGATTTTTGCGCCTTTTTAAACTTAGAAGCGCAAAAATTAGAGGCGTTTGATTTAGAGCCGTATTTAGGGTTTTTGCACCCCAATTTAACCAGCGATTTTGAAAATAACCCTAATGAAAAATCAGCGCTCTTTGTCTTGCCCCTTTCAGCAATTAGTGCTCTTAATACGCATGCGCTTAAATTTGTGTTGTTAAAAGCGTTACCCTAAAACGCTATTTTTAAACCATTAAAATAAAGGCGTGGAATGAAAAGATTTGTTTTGTTTTTATCACTCATGGGTGTTTGTGTTTGCGTTCAAGCTTACGCCGATCAAGATTACTTTTTTAGGGATTTTAAATCTAGAGATTTGCCCCAAAAACTCCATCTTGATAAAAAGCTCTCCCAAACAATACAGCCATGCGCGCAACTTAACGCATCAAAACACTACACTTCTACCGGGGTTAGAGAGCCTGATTCTTGCACAAAGAGTTTTAAAAAATCCGCTCTCATGTCTTATGACTTAGCGCTAGGCTATTTAGTGAGCCAAAACAAACCATACGGCTTAAAAGCTATAGAAATTTTAAACGCTTGGGCTAAAGAGCTTCAAAGCGTGGATACTTATCAAAGCGAGGACAATATCAATTTTTACATGCCTTATATGAACATGGCTTATTGGTTTGTCAAAAAGGCGTTTCCTAGCCCAGAATACGAAGACTTCGTTAAGCGGATGCGTCAGTATTCTCAATCGGCTCTTAACACTAACCATGGGGCGTGGGGCATTCTTTTTGATGTGAGCTCTGCGCTAGCGTTAGACGATCATACCCTTTTGCAAAATAGCGCTAATCGGTGGCAGGAGTGGGTGTTTAAAGCCATAGATGAGAATGGGGTTATTGCTAGCGCGATCACTAGGAGCGATACGAGCGATTATCATGGCGGCCCTACAAAGGGCATTAAGGGGATAGCTTATACCAATTTCGCGCTTCTTGCGCTAACCATATCAGGCGAATTGCTTTTTGAGAACGGGTATGATTTGTGGGGTAGTGGAGCCGGGCAAAGGCTCTCTGTGGCGTATAACAAAGCCGCAACATGGATTCTAAACCCTGAAACTTTCCCCTATTTCCAGCCTAATCTCATTGGGGTGCATAATAACGCCTATTTCATTATTTTAGCCAAACATTATTCCAGCCCTAGCGCGGATGAGCTTTTAGAGCAAGGCGATTTGCATGAAGATGGCTTCAGGCTGAAACTCCGATCGCCATGAATTGTTTTGTATTCAAGATGATAGCGATAGCCATGCGCTTTAATCTTTTTTATGAATGGTTCAGAAAGTTTGTTTCAGTCAGCATTATTTACAAAAAGAGTTTAAAATAAAC
This window encodes:
- the obgE gene encoding GTPase ObgE, giving the protein MFVDSVEIIIASGKGGPGMVSFRREKFVIKGGPDGGDGGDGGDVYFEVDNNTDTLAGFRGTKHHKAKNGAPGGTRNCAGKKGEDKIIVVPPGTQVFADDKLWLDLITPKERVLALKGGKGGLGNAHFKSATKQQPTYAQKGLEGVEKCVRLELKLIADIGLVGFPNAGKSTLISTISNAKPKIANYEFTTLVPNLGVVSVDEKSGFLMADIPGIIEGASQGKGLGISFLKHIERTKVLAFVLDASRLDLGIKEQYQRLRLELEKFSPALANKPFGVLLNKCDVVENIDKMAKDFCAFLNLEAQKLEAFDLEPYLGFLHPNLTSDFENNPNEKSALFVLPLSAISALNTHALKFVLLKALP
- a CDS encoding alginate lyase family protein, coding for MKRFVLFLSLMGVCVCVQAYADQDYFFRDFKSRDLPQKLHLDKKLSQTIQPCAQLNASKHYTSTGVREPDSCTKSFKKSALMSYDLALGYLVSQNKPYGLKAIEILNAWAKELQSVDTYQSEDNINFYMPYMNMAYWFVKKAFPSPEYEDFVKRMRQYSQSALNTNHGAWGILFDVSSALALDDHTLLQNSANRWQEWVFKAIDENGVIASAITRSDTSDYHGGPTKGIKGIAYTNFALLALTISGELLFENGYDLWGSGAGQRLSVAYNKAATWILNPETFPYFQPNLIGVHNNAYFIILAKHYSSPSADELLEQGDLHEDGFRLKLRSP